In Phyllobacterium zundukense, one DNA window encodes the following:
- a CDS encoding DUF2971 domain-containing protein — protein MGPKRDFGKGLTIRIYCSCSRSSHTSAVVFGNIRRQSISAYIADPCKTGQRACQQDLRGYVMEDWDPAVVKLLSIFMPTTFERRLAIKGYSRFVHYTTAENLFHILDKEEVWFRNTRCMNDHRDIENGIMQLHQWSNIPESTASLVSALESCIPGVWQEGLKKYRQWLPNLRTQSYVLSVAEQDPDENETGRLSLWRAFEKGVVGVAVVVNVAPFMQMTDALMAYPSPVTYWTRQQFEDEFNVVTHRILANKDFLSQVNKFALTEMVFLMLLFAATCSKHPGLHHEREWRVLTNPLLWPSTRFIEHQAVIDSVPQTVYKLPLKNSPDDNLTGIELPELIDRVIIGPSIHAGPIRDAIVAKLAEKNVPDPGSKVVASGIPVRAKGMG, from the coding sequence TTGGGGCCAAAACGTGATTTTGGCAAGGGTCTCACTATTAGAATTTATTGTTCATGCTCGAGATCAAGCCACACAAGTGCTGTCGTATTCGGTAATATCCGCCGCCAAAGCATAAGCGCCTACATTGCTGATCCGTGCAAAACCGGGCAACGTGCGTGCCAGCAAGATTTAAGGGGATACGTTATGGAAGACTGGGATCCAGCTGTCGTCAAGTTGCTCAGCATTTTCATGCCGACCACTTTTGAGAGGCGATTGGCCATCAAAGGATATTCCCGCTTCGTTCACTATACGACGGCAGAAAACTTGTTTCATATTCTGGACAAGGAAGAGGTCTGGTTTCGCAACACACGATGCATGAATGACCATCGCGATATCGAAAATGGTATCATGCAGCTTCATCAATGGAGCAACATTCCGGAGAGCACAGCATCGCTGGTTAGCGCACTTGAATCGTGCATCCCCGGGGTGTGGCAAGAAGGCCTCAAAAAATATCGCCAATGGCTTCCGAACTTGCGTACTCAGTCCTATGTGTTGTCGGTTGCCGAACAGGATCCGGATGAGAATGAAACCGGCAGGCTGTCCCTGTGGCGCGCCTTTGAAAAAGGTGTCGTCGGCGTTGCCGTCGTTGTGAATGTAGCTCCATTCATGCAGATGACGGATGCTTTGATGGCCTATCCCAGTCCAGTGACATACTGGACGCGGCAGCAGTTTGAGGACGAGTTTAACGTGGTAACTCACCGCATCTTGGCCAACAAGGATTTCCTGTCGCAAGTGAACAAGTTCGCGTTGACCGAGATGGTATTTCTGATGCTGTTGTTTGCGGCGACATGTTCAAAACACCCCGGACTCCACCACGAGCGCGAATGGCGCGTCTTGACCAATCCGCTGCTCTGGCCTTCGACCCGGTTTATCGAACACCAGGCTGTCATCGACAGCGTTCCGCAGACAGTTTACAAACTGCCGTTGAAAAACAGCCCCGACGATAATCTGACCGGAATAGAACTGCCCGAATTGATCGACCGCGTGATAATCGGACCGTCGATTCATGCCGGTCCGATCCGCGACGCGATCGTCGCAAAACTGGCAGAAAAAAACGTACCTGATCCTGGCTCAAAAGTTGTCGCATCGGGGATACCGGTTCGCGCAAAAGGGATGGGTTGA
- a CDS encoding DUF982 domain-containing protein: MRDLSFEHVMIQSPGSGTVLNVSSVKQASELLAHCWTKQCGPKHEAAMEICANALKEKASAEEARLAFVEAAKEIDVYVAEKTQTTAPPRSVRNKVNDAAFSENEERPFPRGEN, encoded by the coding sequence ATGCGCGATCTCTCTTTTGAACATGTGATGATCCAATCTCCGGGCTCCGGCACGGTACTGAACGTCTCATCCGTAAAACAGGCATCCGAACTGCTGGCCCACTGCTGGACAAAACAGTGCGGGCCAAAACATGAGGCGGCCATGGAAATATGCGCAAATGCCTTGAAAGAGAAAGCATCGGCGGAAGAGGCACGGCTTGCTTTTGTGGAAGCCGCCAAGGAAATCGACGTTTACGTGGCGGAAAAAACGCAAACGACAGCTCCGCCAAGATCGGTCAGAAACAAGGTCAACGATGCAGCGTTCTCGGAAAATGAAGAACGTCCATTTCCCCGTGGTGAAAATTGA